From the Streptomonospora nanhaiensis genome, the window TGCTGGCCTCGGGGCGCCGGGCCGACGTCCTGCTGCGCCTCAACCTGGACCTGGACATCCCCGGGCTGGCCCCCAACATGTGCGGGCCGTCCGTACCCTTCGGCATGGCCCCGGCCGAGGCGCGCGAGTGCGTGGGCCGCCTCGCCGCCCAGGACCGGGTGCGCTTCCGCGGCGTGCACGCCCACCTCGCCAGCGGCCTGGAGGCTCCCGCGATGCTCCAGGTCGCCTCCGCCGTGCTCGACCACGCCCGCGCCCTGGGGGCTGTCGAGGTCAACCTGGGCGGCGGCATGGGCGTGTCCTACTCCGACCCCGACCACCGCTTCGACTGGGAAGCCTACGGGCGGGGCCTGGCGCGGCTGCGCCGCCCGGGCGAGGTCCTGCGCGTGGAGCCGGGGCGGGCGCTGGCCGCCTACTGCGGCTACTACGTCACGGCCGTCGTCGACCTCAAGCGGGTGCACGGACGGCTCTACGCCGTGGTGGAGGGGGGCACCCACCACATGCGCACCCCGGCGGCGCGCGGCCACGACCAGCCGCTGGTCATGGGCGGGCCGGGCGAGCCCGGCGAGCCGGTCACCGTCGTGGGGCGGCTGTGCCTGCCCTTCGACGTGCTGGCCCGGGGCGTGCCCCTGCGGATGGAGGTCGGCGACACCCTGGTCTTCCGCCTGGCCGGGGCCTACGCGTGGAACATCTCCTACCACGACTTCCTGATGCACCCCCGGCCCGCGTTCCACTACCTGCGCTGAACACGGCACCGGGGCCCGCCCGGGGCGGACCGCCGCCCCCGGGCGGCCGCCCGGGGGCGTGCGGCGCCTTCAGGAGGCGGGGAAGTCGGTGGCGGGCGCCGTCTGCGCGGCGGCCTCGACCTCGGCGCGCAGGGCCTCGACCTTGGCGGTGGCGTAGGCGTGGGCGTCGGACCCCAGCAGCTGGCGCAGCGGGCCCTCGCCCGCGGCGACGCGGTCGATGATCGCCGCGGCCCCGCGGACCGGGTCGCCGAGCTGGCCGCCCTGGAGCTTGAGGTGGTCGGCGGTCATCCGGCGGATGGCGGGGTAGTCGGCCAGGGG encodes:
- a CDS encoding alanine racemase, whose product is MTASSARPVRPPLSPDQIPDRLPAYVYDLPALAAHAAAVRTALAGVEVYYAVKANPDPHILRTLAPHVDGFETASVGEAAHVRATVPGAPVALAGPGKTAELDTPVHRLHLESLGELDRLLASGRRADVLLRLNLDLDIPGLAPNMCGPSVPFGMAPAEARECVGRLAAQDRVRFRGVHAHLASGLEAPAMLQVASAVLDHARALGAVEVNLGGGMGVSYSDPDHRFDWEAYGRGLARLRRPGEVLRVEPGRALAAYCGYYVTAVVDLKRVHGRLYAVVEGGTHHMRTPAARGHDQPLVMGGPGEPGEPVTVVGRLCLPFDVLARGVPLRMEVGDTLVFRLAGAYAWNISYHDFLMHPRPAFHYLR